A section of the Subtercola frigoramans genome encodes:
- a CDS encoding APC family permease, producing the protein MTALERAIADPPLVAGILRRSPVEGLDRRSLGFLDVVAQSVSAVAPSAAATTIPVIVAAVAGNATVWAVTAALLLSLLVASSINQFTRRMSAAGSLYTFVSKGLGAGASFMTGVSMIVGYGFIAMFSLSGAGLFLATLLGHFVPGAEKSSLLVSIIVVAIAAICFVVLARGIRLSTRVTLLVESVSVALLVVFIVALLVSQGGGIDWSVISLAGTTFSDFATGAVLALMAFVGFESAASLGVEARKPFASIPRALVGTLVASGLLYLLSSYSQLVGFVGLDRSLTSVPSPVNSLANAYGMEWMGLVLDASIAMSFVACAIASTTALVRVLFSMARDGVIPRMFGRTHPRFRTPFIGVVTVLPVMTVATLLYIASGAGVWEAMGAILVCAAAGFITSYVLVCVASFVFLKKIGELTFWAGLRAILASLLLALGLVVYLAVQGSGPGAVGVWLFLGIMVAGVVVFRFVRRRRPWLKETIGVFDETIAGDVLGGDPAASTGRVTGRG; encoded by the coding sequence ATGACCGCACTCGAGCGGGCAATCGCTGACCCGCCCCTGGTCGCCGGGATTCTGCGCCGTTCTCCCGTAGAGGGACTGGATCGCCGCAGTCTCGGCTTTCTCGACGTCGTCGCCCAGTCGGTCTCGGCCGTTGCGCCCTCGGCCGCGGCGACGACCATCCCGGTGATCGTCGCCGCGGTGGCCGGCAATGCCACCGTGTGGGCCGTGACTGCAGCACTCCTTCTCTCCCTGCTCGTGGCGAGTTCGATCAACCAGTTCACCCGGCGCATGTCGGCAGCGGGGTCGCTGTACACGTTCGTCTCGAAGGGCCTGGGGGCGGGAGCCTCCTTCATGACGGGCGTCTCGATGATCGTCGGCTACGGGTTCATCGCGATGTTCTCCCTCAGTGGCGCCGGGTTGTTCCTGGCGACTCTGCTCGGGCACTTCGTACCGGGAGCCGAGAAGTCGAGCCTTCTGGTCAGCATCATCGTGGTGGCGATCGCGGCGATCTGCTTCGTCGTGCTGGCCCGCGGCATCCGGCTCTCGACTCGGGTGACTCTGCTGGTCGAGTCGGTCTCCGTCGCCCTGCTCGTGGTCTTCATCGTTGCACTGCTCGTCTCTCAGGGTGGTGGCATCGACTGGTCGGTCATCTCGCTCGCCGGAACGACCTTCAGCGACTTCGCAACAGGTGCGGTGCTGGCGCTGATGGCCTTCGTGGGATTCGAGAGCGCAGCGAGCCTGGGTGTCGAGGCGCGAAAGCCCTTCGCGAGCATCCCGAGGGCACTCGTGGGCACCCTGGTGGCCTCGGGTCTTCTCTACCTGCTCTCGTCGTACAGCCAGCTCGTGGGGTTCGTGGGTCTCGACCGCTCGCTGACCTCGGTGCCGAGCCCGGTGAACTCGCTGGCGAACGCGTACGGCATGGAGTGGATGGGCCTCGTGCTCGACGCCAGCATCGCGATGTCGTTCGTGGCCTGCGCGATCGCCTCGACCACCGCCCTGGTGCGCGTCTTGTTCTCGATGGCCAGGGACGGCGTGATCCCCCGGATGTTCGGGCGTACGCATCCTCGCTTTCGCACGCCGTTCATCGGGGTCGTCACGGTTCTGCCCGTCATGACAGTGGCGACCCTGCTCTACATCGCCTCGGGTGCCGGGGTCTGGGAGGCCATGGGCGCGATTCTGGTCTGTGCTGCGGCAGGATTCATCACCTCGTACGTGCTCGTGTGCGTTGCGTCGTTCGTCTTTCTGAAGAAGATCGGCGAACTCACCTTCTGGGCCGGCCTCCGGGCGATTCTGGCAAGCCTTCTGCTCGCCCTCGGTCTTGTGGTCTATCTCGCGGTGCAGGGCTCGGGGCCCGGTGCCGTCGGCGTGTGGCTCTTTCTCGGCATCATGGTCGCGGGTGTTGTCGTCTTCCGCTTCGTGCGCCGTCGCCGGCCCTGGCTGAAGGAGACGATCGGGGTGTTCGACGAGACGATCGCCGGCGACGTTCTCGGCGGCGATCCCGCTGCATCGACAGGGCGAGTGACAGGCCGCGGATGA
- a CDS encoding primary-amine oxidase, with amino-acid sequence MTLTEPNRTITSPLASLTPADIEQVRDVVTASELFTPTSRFAYIGLEEPHKREVLAYLEGSGPRPDRQARVMLLDMATGHSTDSIVSIDGAEVISTVVLDGSNGQLPVLIQEFDEVGPIVASDQRWVDALTARGIAVDSVVCVPLSAGFYDLPEEEGRRILRVLAFQQNYPEDHPWAHPVDGLCAYVDVAARTITRLIDSAPLPVPVEGGNFDDPALQGAPLTVLKPISITQPEGPSFVVDGESVTWGNWSFDVGFDPREGLIMRQLSFFDGVEQRPIMYRGSIAEMVVPYGDPSPVRFWQNYFDTGEYLFGRFTNSLELGCDCVGEIHYFDAVLADELGNPQTIKNGICMHEEDFGTLWKHSDMFTGSSEVRRQRRLVISFFTTVGNYDYGFYWYLYLDGTIECEAKLTGILFTSSYVEGSPYASEVAPGLGAPYHQHLFSARLDMMVDGVSNAVDEVDAVRLPVSAENPYGGAFTNSVTRLSSESDAGRVADASVGRAWHIVNTEKTNRLGRPTGYVLLPEQAPTLLADPSSSIAARAAFTTKQLWVTQYDTAERYPAGDFVHQNPGGDGLPRYMAADRSVDGEDIVLWHTFGPTHFPRIEDWPVMPTDYAKFTLKPYGFFDRNPALNVPPSELKHACSHDSGAHEGHASHGDHGDHHHGA; translated from the coding sequence ATGACACTGACAGAACCGAATCGCACCATCACCTCGCCCCTGGCGAGCCTCACCCCCGCCGACATCGAGCAGGTCAGAGACGTGGTGACCGCGAGCGAACTCTTCACCCCCACCTCGCGTTTCGCCTACATCGGCCTCGAGGAGCCGCACAAGCGCGAGGTGCTCGCCTACCTCGAGGGCTCTGGCCCCCGCCCCGACCGCCAGGCCCGGGTGATGCTGCTCGACATGGCCACCGGTCACTCGACCGACAGCATCGTCTCGATCGACGGCGCCGAGGTCATCAGCACCGTCGTGCTCGACGGCAGCAACGGCCAGCTGCCGGTGCTGATCCAGGAGTTCGACGAGGTCGGTCCGATCGTGGCCTCCGACCAGCGCTGGGTCGACGCGCTCACCGCTCGCGGCATCGCCGTCGACTCCGTCGTCTGCGTGCCCCTCTCTGCCGGGTTCTACGACCTGCCCGAAGAAGAGGGCCGCCGCATCCTGCGCGTACTCGCCTTCCAGCAGAACTACCCCGAAGACCACCCCTGGGCACACCCCGTCGACGGCCTCTGCGCCTACGTCGACGTCGCCGCCCGCACGATCACTCGCCTGATCGACTCTGCCCCGCTGCCCGTGCCCGTCGAGGGCGGCAACTTCGACGACCCCGCCCTGCAGGGTGCACCGCTCACCGTGCTCAAACCGATCTCGATCACCCAGCCGGAGGGCCCGAGCTTCGTGGTCGACGGCGAGTCCGTCACCTGGGGCAATTGGAGCTTCGACGTCGGTTTCGACCCGCGCGAGGGCCTCATCATGCGCCAGCTCTCGTTCTTCGACGGCGTCGAACAGCGCCCGATCATGTACCGCGGCTCGATCGCCGAGATGGTCGTGCCCTACGGCGACCCCTCCCCCGTACGGTTCTGGCAGAACTACTTCGACACCGGCGAGTACCTCTTCGGCCGCTTCACGAACTCGCTCGAGCTCGGCTGCGACTGCGTCGGCGAGATCCACTACTTCGACGCCGTGCTGGCCGACGAGCTCGGCAACCCGCAGACCATCAAGAACGGCATCTGCATGCACGAAGAGGATTTCGGCACGCTCTGGAAGCACTCCGATATGTTCACTGGCTCGAGCGAGGTCCGCCGCCAGCGTCGCCTGGTGATCAGCTTCTTCACCACCGTCGGCAACTACGACTACGGGTTCTACTGGTACCTCTACCTCGACGGAACCATCGAATGCGAGGCCAAGCTCACGGGCATCCTGTTCACCTCCTCGTACGTCGAGGGCAGCCCCTACGCCAGCGAGGTCGCCCCCGGGCTCGGCGCCCCATACCACCAGCACCTCTTCAGCGCCCGGCTCGACATGATGGTCGACGGCGTCTCGAACGCCGTCGATGAAGTGGATGCTGTGCGCCTGCCCGTCAGCGCAGAGAATCCCTACGGTGGCGCCTTCACGAACAGCGTCACTCGCCTCTCCAGTGAATCAGACGCCGGCCGTGTCGCTGACGCCTCCGTCGGACGCGCCTGGCACATCGTCAACACCGAGAAGACCAACCGCCTCGGCCGGCCGACCGGCTATGTGCTCCTCCCGGAGCAGGCGCCGACGCTGCTGGCAGACCCTTCCTCGTCGATCGCCGCGCGCGCTGCCTTCACCACCAAGCAGCTCTGGGTGACGCAGTACGACACGGCAGAACGGTACCCGGCCGGCGACTTCGTGCACCAGAACCCGGGCGGAGACGGCCTGCCCCGGTACATGGCGGCCGACCGCTCCGTCGACGGCGAAGACATCGTTCTCTGGCACACCTTCGGCCCGACGCACTTCCCGCGAATCGAGGACTGGCCCGTCATGCCGACCGACTACGCCAAGTTCACGCTGAAGCCGTACGGCTTCTTCGACCGCAACCCGGCGCTGAATGTACCGCCGAGTGAGCTGAAGCACGCCTGCTCGCACGACTCAGGGGCGCACGAGGGTCACGCTTCACACGGCGACCACGGCGACCACCACCACGGAGCCTGA
- a CDS encoding APC family permease, whose product MTTTREPAGTAVSGAAPKAGLSGSLGVGSIVFMVVAAAAPLTVIGGSAPLGFLLGNGVGFPALFVVCAVILLLFAVGLVAMTRKIPKPGGFFTYIGHGLGKPAGLSAAYLALLTYTTIQIAVHGYVGYLISVSITSLGGPDIAWWVYSLAIVLIVGVLGYRHIDLSSKVLGVLLVCEVGIVLALVAAVVVTGGAEGLSAEPFMPTQIFSGSPGVGLMFAFAAFIGFESTAIFRDEAKTPDRTIPRATYIAVIGIGAFYTLASWALVMAWGPSNVVAQAAIDPGTMVIQTTLNYLGPVGELIINILLITSMFACVLSFHNVITRYQHSMSNAGLLPGKVGSVHHKHLSPHVSSIIQTATAFVLIVLFAVLQLDPVLNVFTWFSGVATLAIALLMALTSVAVVVYFRRTKSDARLWNTLIAPVLGFIGLIGAAVIIGVNFPFLVGDVDAAGVPVFGAVSAVLLGLIVVFPVAGIIQAAIIKRRNREAYEAITETIAS is encoded by the coding sequence ATGACAACCACTCGCGAACCCGCCGGAACAGCTGTTTCCGGTGCCGCACCGAAAGCCGGCCTCTCCGGCTCGCTCGGCGTCGGCTCCATCGTCTTCATGGTCGTGGCCGCGGCCGCGCCCCTCACCGTGATCGGTGGCTCTGCACCGCTCGGCTTCCTGCTCGGTAACGGCGTCGGCTTCCCGGCCCTGTTTGTGGTCTGTGCGGTCATCCTGCTGCTGTTCGCGGTCGGGCTGGTGGCAATGACCCGCAAGATCCCCAAACCCGGCGGCTTCTTCACGTATATCGGGCACGGACTGGGCAAGCCGGCCGGCCTGTCGGCGGCCTACCTGGCTCTGCTCACCTACACGACCATCCAGATCGCCGTACACGGCTACGTGGGCTACCTGATCAGCGTGTCGATCACCTCACTTGGTGGCCCCGACATCGCCTGGTGGGTCTACTCACTGGCGATCGTGCTGATCGTGGGAGTGCTCGGTTACCGGCACATCGACCTCAGCTCCAAGGTGCTCGGCGTACTGCTGGTCTGCGAGGTCGGCATCGTGCTCGCCCTGGTCGCTGCCGTCGTCGTCACGGGCGGCGCTGAGGGACTCTCGGCCGAACCGTTCATGCCGACGCAGATCTTCTCAGGTTCGCCCGGTGTCGGCCTGATGTTCGCCTTCGCTGCTTTCATCGGCTTCGAGTCGACCGCGATCTTCCGCGATGAGGCCAAGACCCCCGATCGCACCATCCCGCGTGCCACGTACATCGCGGTCATCGGTATCGGCGCCTTCTACACGCTGGCTTCGTGGGCGCTCGTGATGGCCTGGGGGCCGTCGAACGTCGTCGCCCAGGCCGCCATCGACCCCGGCACCATGGTCATCCAGACCACGCTGAACTACCTGGGCCCGGTCGGGGAACTCATCATCAACATCCTGCTCATCACGAGCATGTTCGCCTGCGTGCTCTCGTTCCACAACGTCATCACCCGGTACCAGCACTCGATGTCGAACGCCGGACTCCTGCCCGGCAAGGTCGGTTCGGTGCACCACAAGCACCTCTCGCCGCACGTCTCGTCGATCATCCAGACGGCCACGGCCTTCGTGCTCATCGTGTTGTTCGCGGTTCTGCAGCTCGACCCGGTGCTGAACGTCTTCACTTGGTTCTCGGGGGTCGCGACGCTCGCGATCGCGCTGCTCATGGCTCTCACCTCGGTGGCCGTCGTGGTGTACTTCCGTCGCACGAAGTCCGACGCCCGGCTCTGGAACACGTTGATCGCGCCGGTGCTCGGTTTCATCGGCCTGATCGGGGCCGCCGTGATCATCGGCGTGAACTTCCCGTTTCTCGTCGGCGATGTCGACGCAGCCGGCGTGCCCGTCTTCGGCGCCGTGAGCGCGGTTCTCCTCGGCCTGATCGTGGTGTTCCCTGTCGCCGGCATCATCCAGGCGGCCATCATCAAGCGCAGGAATCGCGAGGCCTACGAGGCCATCACCGAGACCATCGCCAGCTGA